In Gemmatimonadetes bacterium T265, one DNA window encodes the following:
- a CDS encoding penicillin amidase: MPPASPARAAAAALLLGAGALAASRRVGPLPPLGPLLDPAHGVWAARPPSALGAHDTARVAGLGRGVRVVYDRRHVPHIFAATELDAYRALGYVVARDRLFQLTVQALASGGRLTELAGPAALPLDREMRRLGLPRAAEAKLRALPAAERALLDAYAAGVNAYVAAVVSGSVGAADLPIEFRLTNTRPLPWRAVDALHVMNRMGWTLAFEAREVDRAAAAARVGAQAAAALFPDREPIVEPIQPNGSGAPRDDFAPLPPPGAPDAGALRVAAAYDAFFPGRAGATPPDERPHLASNNWAVAPARSATAHALLAGDPHLDLTLPSIWYEAHLVVPGALDVYGVTIPGIPGVVIGFNRDVAWTFTNTGVDVVDFYAEEVDDPARPTRYRLDGAWVPLERRVEEYRTAAGALVAADTLLFTHRGPLRREPGAPNEPPRWLSMRWTVLEPGNELGAFREAAHATTARAFLDAMARGYRAPAQNMLAADRAGTIAIRSTGRFPVRPGDGSGDAVRDGRTRASDWTGDLPMDRYPQAFAPAQGYLASANQQPVDVRPPGSPNAGDFWGGGYDPWRALRINALLRADARVTVDAMRGFQSDPGSARADRFVPYFLRAAARGAPAGVDARTLADAAGLLGAWDRRYTLDNTRAVLFEWTMRELAARTWDELDPPGGRAVPGVDPFGRPGTRPPRAVTPSSAVLAELLADSASPWWDERATPTRETRDDVLAQSLAAALDSCRAKYGAPDSGGWTWRRLRHANIRHLGRVPTFGALDLPVPGGPNTLWPSAGEGTAGPSWRMVVELGDSVRAWGIYPGGQTGNPLDPGYRDRLPRWLAGELDALLVPRTPTALSAGDVAGTLTLVPR; encoded by the coding sequence GTGCCGCCGGCCTCCCCCGCGCGCGCCGCGGCCGCCGCGCTCCTCCTCGGGGCCGGCGCCCTCGCCGCGTCGCGGCGGGTCGGCCCGCTGCCGCCGCTCGGCCCGCTCCTCGACCCGGCGCACGGCGTCTGGGCAGCCCGCCCGCCCTCCGCGCTCGGCGCGCACGATACCGCCCGAGTGGCGGGGCTCGGGCGCGGCGTGCGCGTCGTCTACGACCGACGCCACGTCCCGCACATCTTCGCGGCCACCGAGCTCGACGCGTACCGCGCGCTCGGCTACGTCGTCGCCCGCGACCGGCTCTTCCAGCTCACCGTCCAGGCGCTCGCGTCGGGCGGCCGGCTCACCGAACTCGCCGGCCCCGCCGCCCTCCCGCTCGACCGCGAGATGCGCCGCCTCGGCCTGCCGCGCGCGGCCGAGGCCAAGCTGCGCGCCCTGCCGGCCGCCGAGCGCGCGCTGTTGGACGCCTACGCGGCCGGCGTGAACGCGTACGTCGCGGCCGTCGTGTCTGGCTCGGTAGGCGCGGCCGACCTGCCCATCGAGTTCCGCCTCACCAACACGCGCCCGCTCCCCTGGCGCGCGGTCGACGCGCTCCACGTCATGAACCGCATGGGGTGGACGCTCGCCTTCGAGGCGCGCGAGGTCGACCGCGCGGCGGCCGCGGCGCGGGTCGGCGCGCAGGCCGCCGCCGCGCTCTTTCCCGACCGCGAGCCGATCGTCGAGCCCATCCAGCCGAATGGGAGCGGCGCGCCGCGCGACGACTTCGCGCCGCTCCCCCCGCCGGGGGCGCCCGACGCCGGCGCGCTGCGCGTCGCGGCCGCGTACGACGCCTTCTTCCCCGGCCGCGCGGGCGCGACGCCGCCCGACGAGCGCCCGCACCTCGCGAGCAACAACTGGGCGGTCGCCCCCGCGAGGAGCGCGACCGCCCACGCGCTGCTCGCCGGCGACCCGCACCTCGACCTCACGCTCCCGAGCATCTGGTACGAGGCGCACCTCGTCGTGCCGGGCGCGCTCGACGTCTACGGCGTGACGATCCCGGGCATCCCGGGCGTCGTCATCGGCTTCAACCGCGACGTCGCGTGGACGTTCACGAACACCGGCGTCGACGTGGTCGACTTCTACGCCGAGGAGGTCGACGACCCCGCGCGCCCGACGCGCTACCGCCTAGACGGGGCGTGGGTGCCACTCGAGCGGCGCGTCGAGGAGTACCGCACCGCGGCCGGCGCGCTCGTCGCGGCGGACACGCTCCTCTTCACGCACCGCGGCCCGCTCCGGCGCGAGCCGGGTGCGCCTAACGAACCGCCGCGCTGGCTCTCGATGCGCTGGACCGTGCTCGAGCCCGGGAACGAGCTCGGCGCGTTCCGCGAGGCGGCGCACGCGACGACCGCGCGCGCGTTCCTCGACGCGATGGCCCGCGGCTACCGCGCGCCCGCGCAGAACATGCTCGCCGCCGACCGCGCCGGCACGATCGCGATCCGCTCCACGGGGCGCTTCCCCGTCCGCCCCGGCGACGGCTCCGGCGACGCCGTGCGCGACGGCCGCACGCGCGCGAGCGACTGGACCGGCGACCTGCCCATGGACCGCTACCCGCAGGCGTTCGCGCCGGCGCAGGGCTACCTCGCCTCCGCCAACCAGCAGCCCGTCGACGTGCGCCCCCCGGGGTCGCCGAACGCCGGCGACTTCTGGGGCGGCGGCTACGACCCGTGGCGCGCGCTCCGCATCAACGCCCTCCTCCGCGCCGACGCGCGCGTCACGGTCGACGCGATGCGCGGCTTCCAGAGCGACCCGGGGAGCGCGCGCGCCGACCGCTTCGTCCCGTACTTTCTTCGCGCCGCCGCCCGCGGCGCCCCCGCGGGCGTGGACGCGCGGACGCTCGCGGACGCCGCCGGGCTGTTAGGCGCGTGGGACCGTCGCTACACGCTCGACAACACGCGCGCCGTGCTCTTCGAGTGGACGATGCGCGAGCTCGCCGCGCGCACGTGGGACGAGCTCGACCCGCCGGGCGGGCGTGCGGTGCCCGGCGTCGACCCGTTCGGGCGCCCGGGTACCCGCCCACCGCGCGCCGTGACGCCCTCGTCCGCCGTCCTCGCCGAACTGCTCGCCGACTCGGCCAGCCCGTGGTGGGACGAGCGCGCCACGCCCACGCGCGAGACGCGCGACGACGTCCTCGCCCAGAGTCTCGCGGCGGCACTCGACAGCTGCCGCGCCAAGTACGGCGCGCCCGACTCCGGCGGCTGGACATGGCGCCGTCTGCGGCACGCCAACATCCGCCACCTCGGGCGCGTGCCGACATTCGGGGCGCTCGACCTCCCCGTCCCGGGTGGGCCCAATACCCTCTGGCCGTCGGCGGGGGAGGGCACCGCGGGGCCAAGCTGGCGCATGGTCGTCGAGCTGGGCGACAGCGTGCGCGCGTGGGGGATCTACCCCGGCGGTCAGACGGGCAACCCGCTCGATCCCGGCTACCGCGACCGGCTCCCGCGCTGGCTCGCCGGCGAGCTCGACGCGCTCCTCGTGCCGCGCACCCCGACGGCACTGTCCGCGGGCGACGTCGCCGGCACGCTCACGCTCGTCCCCCGCTGA
- the tal_1 gene encoding transaldolase, which yields MPNRLEQLHAAGQSIWLDFIDRRILQDGSLQRRIDNDALTGMTSNPTIFQNALAEGEAYDESLHAAKHGLTPWQLFETIEVEDVKRACEIFRPVYDATSGRDGFVSIEVSPGVANDPDATIEEGRRLWAHVDHPNVMIKVPGTESGARAVRSLLAEGVNVNVTLLFSLDAYRRVIDAYLDALEERVAKGAPIDRIGGVASFFVSRVDTEVDKRLDALAPTLPEDRRAHALALRGKAAIANAKLAYKLFQEKFSGPRWEALAAKGAGVQRPLWASTGTKNPAYRDVLYVEQLIGPDTVNTLPPATIDAFRDHGETAVTVDKDVDQAERDLADLAALGIDINPVTDKLLAEGISSFQKSFDGLLANIEKRMGALAATA from the coding sequence ATGCCGAACCGCCTCGAGCAGCTCCACGCCGCCGGCCAGTCGATCTGGCTCGACTTCATCGACCGCCGCATCCTCCAGGACGGCTCGCTCCAGCGGCGCATCGACAACGACGCGCTGACCGGGATGACCTCCAACCCGACGATCTTCCAGAACGCGCTCGCCGAGGGCGAGGCGTACGACGAGTCGCTGCACGCGGCCAAGCACGGCCTCACGCCCTGGCAGCTCTTCGAGACGATCGAGGTCGAGGACGTCAAGCGCGCCTGCGAGATCTTCCGCCCGGTCTACGACGCGACGAGCGGACGGGACGGCTTCGTCTCGATCGAGGTCTCGCCCGGCGTCGCGAACGACCCCGACGCGACGATCGAGGAGGGCCGGCGCCTCTGGGCGCACGTCGACCACCCGAACGTGATGATCAAGGTGCCGGGGACCGAGAGCGGGGCGCGCGCCGTGCGGTCGCTGCTGGCCGAGGGCGTGAACGTCAACGTCACGCTGCTCTTCAGCCTCGACGCCTACCGCCGCGTGATCGACGCCTACCTCGACGCGCTCGAGGAGCGCGTCGCTAAGGGGGCGCCGATCGACCGCATCGGCGGCGTGGCGAGCTTCTTCGTCAGCCGCGTCGACACCGAGGTCGACAAGCGCCTCGACGCGCTCGCGCCGACGCTCCCGGAGGACCGCCGCGCGCACGCGCTCGCGCTCCGCGGCAAGGCCGCGATCGCGAACGCGAAGCTCGCCTACAAGCTGTTCCAGGAGAAGTTCTCGGGGCCGCGCTGGGAGGCGCTCGCCGCCAAGGGCGCGGGCGTGCAGCGCCCGCTCTGGGCGAGCACCGGCACCAAGAACCCGGCCTACCGCGACGTGCTCTACGTCGAGCAGCTCATCGGCCCGGACACGGTCAACACACTGCCGCCGGCGACGATCGACGCCTTCCGCGACCACGGCGAGACCGCGGTCACGGTCGACAAGGACGTCGACCAGGCCGAGCGCGACCTCGCCGATCTCGCCGCGCTCGGGATCGACATCAACCCGGTGACGGACAAGCTCCTCGCCGAGGGCATCTCGAGCTTCCAGAAGTCGTTCGACGGGCTGCTCGCGAACATCGAGAAGCGCATGGGCGCGCTCGCGGCGACGGCGTGA
- a CDS encoding L-sorbosone dehydrogenase, producing the protein MLLAATAGCDRGGPPPHAAEALAANAPAAVAPACAPDNGGLKLPQGFCATIFADSVGSPRHIAVAPDGIVYVALQVARRFGSERGATSSGGVLALRDRDGNGRSDELAGFGEHGGTGVAVAPGFVYVDEGDQITRYPTARGQLRPTGAGQVIVTGLPTGGHEARNIVLDGRGSLYVNVGSETNSCQESDRKSGSPGADPCTELQTRAGVWRFAADRPGQRFSPAARWATGIRNAMGLTLNPADGRIYTTQHGRDQLYQNWPSKFTVEQSAELPAEEFMQVNAGDDFGWPYCYYDQMQEKLVLAPEYGGDGRTVGRCASKKAPLAAYPGHWAPMASMFYTGTEFPAHYRGGAFISFHGSWNRAPLPQAGFRVVFQPMANGRPSGRYETFADGFRDGGVTRRPVGLAQAPDGGLYVTDDARGRIWKIVYTGR; encoded by the coding sequence ATGCTACTCGCGGCGACCGCCGGCTGCGACCGCGGCGGGCCGCCCCCGCACGCGGCCGAAGCGCTCGCGGCAAACGCGCCCGCGGCGGTCGCCCCGGCTTGCGCGCCCGACAACGGCGGCCTCAAGCTCCCGCAGGGTTTCTGCGCGACGATCTTCGCCGACAGCGTCGGCAGTCCCCGGCACATCGCGGTCGCGCCGGACGGCATCGTCTACGTTGCCCTGCAGGTCGCGCGGCGGTTCGGCAGCGAGCGCGGCGCGACGAGCAGTGGCGGGGTCCTCGCGCTTCGCGACCGCGACGGCAACGGTCGATCCGACGAGCTGGCGGGCTTCGGCGAGCACGGCGGTACGGGCGTCGCCGTGGCGCCCGGGTTCGTCTACGTCGACGAGGGCGACCAGATCACGCGTTACCCGACCGCCCGCGGCCAGCTGCGGCCGACCGGGGCCGGGCAGGTGATCGTGACCGGCCTCCCGACCGGCGGTCACGAAGCGCGCAACATCGTGCTCGACGGCCGCGGCTCGCTCTACGTCAACGTCGGGTCGGAAACCAACTCCTGCCAGGAGTCGGACCGGAAGAGCGGCTCGCCCGGCGCCGACCCGTGCACCGAGCTCCAGACCCGGGCCGGCGTCTGGCGGTTCGCGGCCGACCGGCCCGGACAGCGCTTCTCACCGGCCGCGCGCTGGGCCACCGGGATCCGCAACGCGATGGGGCTGACGCTCAACCCCGCCGACGGCCGCATCTACACCACGCAGCACGGGCGCGACCAGCTCTACCAGAACTGGCCGTCCAAGTTCACGGTCGAACAGAGCGCCGAGCTGCCCGCGGAGGAGTTCATGCAGGTGAACGCGGGCGACGACTTCGGCTGGCCGTACTGCTACTACGACCAGATGCAGGAGAAGCTGGTGCTCGCGCCCGAATACGGGGGCGACGGGCGGACGGTCGGGCGCTGCGCCTCCAAGAAGGCGCCGCTCGCCGCGTACCCGGGCCACTGGGCGCCGATGGCCTCGATGTTCTACACGGGCACGGAATTCCCGGCCCACTACCGCGGCGGGGCGTTCATCAGCTTCCACGGCTCGTGGAACCGCGCGCCGCTTCCGCAGGCCGGCTTTCGCGTGGTCTTCCAACCGATGGCGAACGGGCGGCCGTCGGGCCGGTACGAAACCTTCGCCGACGGCTTCCGCGACGGCGGCGTGACGCGCCGCCCCGTCGGGCTCGCGCAGGCGCCCGACGGCGGCCTGTACGTGACCGACGACGCGCGCGGGCGGATCTGGAAGATCGTTTACACGGGCCGCTGA
- the dapL_1 gene encoding LL-diaminopimelate aminotransferase, with translation MPPAPISSLVGLPPYVFSELDRLKADARARLASDGRTLVDLGIGSPDQPTPPAVVEAARTALADVGRHGYPPFRGTPEFLGAVAGFLADRFGVTLDPAREIVAVSGSKEGVAQLIRAYCGPGDVAIVPEIYYPVYARAALLHGAEVAYVPTRAPSFLADFEAIPEAVLRRAKLLVVNYPNNPTGATCDVDYLARAVAFARRHNLLLVSDLAYSELTYDGYRAPSVFEVPGAREVAVELHSCSKTFNMAGLRIGFVAGNAAACDALLAYRSNVGYGTPWVAQAAGAYALTHFRALTAPIVAEYQARRNAVYGALAAAGWPATPPRGAMYAWLPVPDGYDDWGWVRAGMDDAGVVVTPGVAFGPGGAGYFRMSFVRPAPVLAAAVEQLTAAAGAGV, from the coding sequence ATGCCCCCCGCCCCGATCTCGTCGCTCGTCGGCCTTCCGCCTTACGTGTTTTCCGAGCTCGATCGTTTGAAGGCGGACGCGCGGGCTCGGCTCGCGAGCGACGGGCGGACACTGGTCGACCTCGGCATTGGCAGCCCCGACCAACCCACGCCACCGGCGGTCGTCGAGGCAGCCCGGACTGCGCTGGCCGACGTCGGGCGCCACGGGTACCCGCCGTTCCGCGGGACGCCAGAGTTCCTCGGTGCCGTGGCCGGCTTTCTCGCGGACCGGTTCGGCGTGACGCTCGACCCGGCGCGCGAGATCGTCGCGGTGAGCGGGTCCAAGGAGGGCGTCGCGCAGCTGATCCGCGCGTACTGCGGCCCCGGCGACGTCGCGATCGTGCCCGAGATCTACTACCCCGTCTACGCGCGGGCGGCGCTCCTGCACGGCGCGGAGGTCGCGTACGTGCCGACGCGCGCGCCGTCGTTCCTCGCCGACTTCGAGGCGATTCCGGAGGCGGTCCTCCGCCGCGCCAAGCTGCTCGTCGTCAACTACCCGAACAACCCGACCGGCGCGACGTGCGACGTCGACTACCTCGCGCGCGCGGTCGCGTTCGCGCGTCGGCACAACCTGCTCCTTGTGAGCGACCTCGCGTATAGCGAGCTCACCTACGACGGCTACCGCGCGCCGAGCGTGTTCGAGGTGCCGGGGGCGCGGGAGGTCGCGGTCGAGCTGCACTCGTGCTCGAAAACGTTCAACATGGCCGGGCTGCGCATCGGCTTCGTCGCCGGGAATGCGGCCGCGTGCGACGCTCTGCTCGCCTACCGCAGCAACGTCGGCTACGGCACGCCGTGGGTGGCGCAGGCGGCGGGCGCGTACGCGCTCACGCACTTCCGCGCGCTCACCGCCCCGATCGTGGCCGAGTACCAGGCGCGGCGAAACGCCGTGTATGGCGCACTCGCGGCGGCGGGGTGGCCGGCGACGCCCCCGCGCGGCGCGATGTACGCCTGGCTCCCGGTGCCCGACGGGTACGACGACTGGGGCTGGGTGCGCGCGGGGATGGACGACGCGGGCGTCGTCGTCACCCCGGGCGTCGCCTTCGGGCCGGGTGGCGCGGGGTACTTCCGCATGTCGTTCGTGCGCCCCGCGCCGGTACTGGCCGCGGCGGTGGAGCAACTCACCGCCGCGGCCGGCGCCGGCGTCTGA
- the anmK gene encoding anhydro-N-acetylmuramic acid kinase, with protein MTEGATAAGRDVYVGLMSGTSCDGVSAAAVRFVFADDDAPRGFPTGVDLLGFVQRPYTPAQRARLLDAMQGGSARDYCRLAADLGGWFADAAAALLADAGVARASVRAVASHGQTLWHEPGHSTWQSGDASAIAERLGVDVVSDFRTRDVAAGGQGAPLVPIADALLFAGDEWRLLQNLGGIGNVTVVPPRAADGAAPDLRAVRAFDTGPGVAVVDAVVRALRPALAYDVDGRLAAAGTPNRAVVDALLTEPYFAAPPPKSTGRELFGVAYADRLRAGCAAADPRGRDEDVVATAVLLTAGSLADAYRRFVPEPTTEVLLSGGGARNPALVASVTAELARAGLPIRVRGFADAFFDGEAKEAVAFALLGYLHLARLPGNVPAATGARGARVLGALTPA; from the coding sequence ATGACCGAGGGCGCCACGGCCGCCGGGCGGGACGTCTACGTCGGCCTGATGTCGGGCACGTCCTGCGACGGCGTCAGCGCGGCGGCGGTCCGCTTCGTCTTTGCCGACGACGATGCCCCGCGGGGCTTCCCGACGGGCGTCGACCTGCTCGGCTTCGTGCAGCGCCCGTACACGCCGGCGCAGCGCGCGCGCCTGCTCGACGCGATGCAGGGCGGGTCGGCCCGCGACTACTGCCGCCTCGCGGCAGACCTCGGCGGGTGGTTCGCCGACGCCGCGGCCGCGCTGTTGGCCGACGCGGGGGTGGCGCGCGCGTCGGTCCGCGCGGTCGCGTCGCACGGCCAGACGCTGTGGCACGAGCCCGGGCACTCGACCTGGCAGAGCGGCGACGCGAGCGCCATCGCCGAGCGGCTCGGCGTCGACGTCGTGAGCGACTTTCGGACGCGCGACGTCGCGGCGGGCGGGCAGGGCGCGCCACTCGTGCCCATCGCCGACGCGTTGCTGTTTGCCGGCGACGAATGGCGGCTGCTACAAAACCTCGGCGGGATCGGGAACGTCACGGTCGTGCCGCCGCGCGCCGCCGACGGCGCCGCGCCCGACCTGCGCGCCGTGCGGGCGTTCGACACGGGACCCGGAGTCGCGGTGGTCGACGCGGTCGTGCGCGCGCTCCGCCCGGCGCTCGCGTACGACGTCGACGGCCGGCTCGCCGCGGCGGGGACGCCGAACCGCGCCGTCGTCGACGCGCTGTTGACCGAGCCGTACTTCGCGGCGCCGCCGCCCAAGAGCACCGGGCGCGAGCTGTTTGGCGTCGCGTACGCCGACCGCCTGCGCGCGGGGTGCGCCGCCGCCGACCCGCGAGGACGCGACGAGGACGTTGTCGCGACGGCGGTGCTCCTGACCGCCGGCTCGCTCGCCGACGCGTACCGGCGCTTCGTCCCGGAGCCGACGACGGAAGTGCTGCTCTCCGGCGGCGGCGCGCGAAACCCGGCGCTCGTGGCCTCGGTCACGGCGGAGCTGGCGCGCGCGGGCCTACCCATCCGCGTGCGGGGCTTCGCCGACGCGTTCTTCGACGGCGAGGCCAAAGAGGCGGTCGCGTTCGCGCTGCTCGGCTATCTTCACCTCGCGCGCCTGCCGGGGAACGTCCCCGCCGCGACCGGCGCGCGGGGGGCGCGCGTGCTCGGCGCGCTCACGCCCGCCTGA
- the murQ2 gene encoding N-acetylmuramic acid 6-phosphate etherase 2, whose protein sequence is MSARDLRPTEQRNPRTADIDLASPLEIVDAMNAEDGIVAAAVAAERERIAALLVAVEGAFRAGHRLFYIGAGSSGRLGVLDASECPPTFGVDFDLVQGMMAGGEAAMFRAQEGAEDSPAGGARDVDARGVRGGDVLVGIAASGTTPYVRGALARGREVGAVTGIVACSPPRPEMLAVADHVIVARTGPEVLTGSTRLKAGTATKLILNTLTTGAMIRLGKTYGNLMVDLRATNAKLVDRAERIVVDVCGVGRDEARALLADAGGRVKTAIVMHALGTDAAGAEVALAASGGAIRRATGAAPPPVAVE, encoded by the coding sequence GTGAGCGCCCGCGACCTCCGCCCGACCGAGCAGCGCAACCCGCGCACCGCAGACATCGACCTCGCCTCGCCGCTCGAGATTGTCGACGCGATGAACGCGGAAGATGGCATTGTCGCCGCGGCCGTCGCGGCCGAGCGCGAGCGCATCGCCGCGCTGCTCGTCGCGGTCGAAGGCGCGTTCCGCGCTGGGCACCGACTCTTTTACATCGGCGCGGGGAGCTCGGGCCGGCTCGGCGTGCTCGACGCGAGCGAGTGTCCGCCGACGTTCGGGGTCGATTTCGACCTCGTGCAGGGGATGATGGCCGGCGGCGAAGCCGCGATGTTCCGCGCGCAGGAAGGCGCGGAGGACTCGCCCGCGGGCGGCGCGCGCGACGTCGACGCGCGCGGCGTGCGGGGCGGCGACGTACTCGTCGGCATCGCGGCGAGCGGCACGACGCCGTACGTCCGCGGTGCCCTCGCGCGCGGGCGCGAGGTCGGTGCCGTCACGGGCATCGTCGCGTGCTCGCCCCCGCGGCCCGAGATGCTCGCCGTCGCCGACCACGTCATCGTCGCCCGCACCGGGCCCGAGGTGCTCACCGGTTCGACACGGCTCAAGGCCGGGACGGCGACCAAGCTCATCCTCAACACGCTCACAACCGGGGCGATGATCCGCCTCGGCAAGACCTACGGGAACCTGATGGTCGATCTGCGCGCGACGAACGCGAAGCTCGTCGACCGGGCCGAGCGGATCGTCGTCGACGTGTGCGGGGTCGGGCGGGACGAGGCGCGCGCGCTGCTCGCCGACGCGGGGGGGCGCGTCAAGACGGCCATCGTCATGCACGCGCTCGGGACGGACGCAGCCGGCGCCGAGGTCGCGCTCGCCGCATCGGGCGGCGCGATCCGCCGGGCGACGGGCGCCGCGCCGCCGCCGGTCGCCGTCGAATGA
- the ggt gene encoding gamma-glutamyltransferase, producing MIRRLLPLLAVSLAAAALDVGRAAAQATTTLAAPARRLPPRRPATFPAAWQFKAGDTATTAAHGMIASNSALASAAGVEILRRGGNAVDAAVATGFALAVAYPVAGNIGGGGFTVIHFADGRSAALDFRETAPAAATHDMYLDSTGAPTDKSRVGYLAVGVPGSVAGLTAAVRRYGRLPLAAVMAPAIRLAERGFPVDSAMWRSLASDSTKLARYAAGSPFMPGGRPIAVGTLLRQPELARTLRRIARGGAAGFYRGETAALLGEDMRRNGGLVTPVDLANYRPIWRAPLRTTYRGYTVLGMPPVSSGGTTSFEILHMLEAYTHERGDTLPTFGGAAYAHLIAEAERRAFVDRNSKLCDPTFCKPPVAELTSKAYARRLAATIDPARATPTTSVSTLPDRTHTTHYAVVDRAGNAVSTTTTLNLGYGSGVYVRGAGFFLNDEMDDLAAAPGKPNAFGLIEGEQNAVQPGKRPLSSMTPSVVLDRAGRTLLVVGAAGGPTIISGTTQVIVDVLDHRMSLADAMRAPRLHHQALPDTLVYEAGGLTDAAVDSLRAMGHGVRAQRRMVNVNAVMRVPGGWAGVSEPRATGAAVGY from the coding sequence ATGATCCGCCGCCTCCTTCCCCTGCTCGCGGTCTCGCTCGCCGCTGCGGCGCTCGACGTCGGCCGCGCCGCGGCGCAGGCCACGACCACACTCGCGGCGCCCGCCCGGCGACTTCCGCCCCGGCGCCCCGCGACGTTTCCGGCCGCGTGGCAGTTCAAGGCCGGCGACACGGCGACGACCGCGGCACACGGGATGATCGCGAGCAACAGCGCGCTCGCGAGCGCGGCCGGCGTCGAGATCCTCCGCCGCGGCGGGAACGCGGTCGACGCGGCGGTCGCGACGGGGTTCGCGCTCGCGGTCGCTTACCCCGTCGCGGGGAACATCGGCGGTGGAGGATTCACGGTCATTCACTTCGCCGACGGGCGCTCCGCGGCGCTGGACTTCCGCGAGACGGCGCCTGCAGCCGCGACGCACGACATGTATCTCGACTCGACCGGCGCGCCGACGGACAAGAGTCGCGTCGGGTATCTCGCGGTCGGGGTGCCGGGTTCGGTCGCGGGGCTCACGGCCGCGGTCCGGCGCTACGGGCGGCTGCCGCTCGCGGCGGTGATGGCGCCGGCGATCCGGCTGGCCGAACGCGGCTTCCCAGTGGACAGCGCGATGTGGCGGTCGCTGGCGAGCGACAGCACCAAGCTCGCGCGGTACGCCGCGGGCTCGCCGTTCATGCCCGGCGGACGCCCGATCGCGGTCGGCACCCTCCTGCGCCAGCCGGAGCTCGCGCGCACGCTGCGGCGCATCGCGCGCGGCGGCGCGGCCGGCTTCTACCGCGGCGAGACGGCCGCCCTGCTGGGCGAGGACATGCGGCGCAACGGCGGCCTGGTCACCCCCGTCGACCTCGCCAACTACCGCCCGATCTGGCGCGCGCCGCTCCGCACGACCTACCGCGGCTACACGGTGTTAGGCATGCCGCCGGTGTCGAGCGGCGGCACGACGTCGTTCGAGATTCTTCACATGCTCGAAGCGTACACGCACGAGCGGGGCGACACGCTCCCGACGTTCGGCGGCGCGGCGTACGCGCACCTCATCGCGGAGGCCGAGCGCCGCGCGTTCGTCGACCGGAACAGCAAGCTCTGCGATCCGACGTTCTGTAAGCCGCCGGTCGCGGAGCTGACGAGCAAGGCCTACGCGCGCCGCCTCGCCGCGACGATCGACCCCGCGCGCGCGACGCCGACGACGAGCGTGTCGACGCTTCCCGACCGCACGCACACCACGCACTACGCGGTGGTCGACCGCGCGGGCAACGCCGTCAGCACGACGACGACGCTCAACCTCGGCTACGGCTCGGGCGTGTACGTGCGCGGCGCGGGGTTCTTTCTCAACGACGAGATGGACGACCTCGCGGCCGCGCCGGGCAAGCCGAACGCGTTCGGCCTGATCGAGGGCGAGCAGAACGCCGTCCAGCCGGGCAAGCGGCCGCTCTCGTCGATGACGCCGAGCGTGGTGCTCGACCGCGCGGGCCGCACGCTGCTCGTCGTCGGCGCGGCGGGCGGGCCGACGATCATCTCCGGGACGACGCAGGTGATCGTCGACGTGCTCGACCACCGCATGTCGCTCGCGGACGCGATGCGCGCGCCGCGGCTGCACCACCAGGCGCTGCCCGACACGCTCGTCTACGAAGCGGGCGGGCTCACGGACGCGGCCGTGGACTCGCTGCGCGCGATGGGCCACGGCGTGCGCGCGCAGCGGCGCATGGTGAACGTGAACGCGGTAATGCGCGTGCCGGGCGGCTGGGCGGGGGTGAGCGAGCCGCGCGCGACCGGGGCGGCGGTGGGGTATTGA